CATTGGTAGTCTGCGCGGCTACTGGCGTCACTGTTTCCGCGCCTGTCTAAATACGGAAAAGAGGGTTTCCATTTCTGCTCGGCCTTCGTGCACGTTAGAGCCCCTCCGCTATTAGTCAGTGGTCCCTTGGGTTAGCACAGGGCCATCCCGATGCGACGCCAAAGTCACTCATTCTCGGTAGCCGTCCTGCTTCAGCACACAATTCTTCGGGTGGACTCCAGCAGTACAACCTTCGTCATCATGTCACACCATACAGACTGTTCAGCTCCGTGTCTGCACCGCGCCCATGAACAGGTACGTCATCATACCCGGCTAAGCACATCGTTGTCGGCGCACCAGCTTCACCATGTCGTCCTCCGTCAAACCAGACGTCAGGACGTCACCTGGACCGCGACGGCGACGCCGCCCGCACTACGTCACACCATCACGACATACGTCACCATGTTGTCTCAACGACGACATGCCAGACACCAGGGTGCTGAATCACCGTCAGCTACGCCACACCTGTTCCACCAACGGCCATTCCATCGCCTGGTGTCCCCCAACGACACGTTGACATCAAGACCACCTTGCCGTCCCTACATCACGTCAACGCTGGGCGCGTCATCACCACAACTCCGCCACGCCGGCACCAGTCCTCCGtcactcctgacgtcattgTGAGACTCTGCCATCTGCGTGCTGGGACTGCGCCTCCACATCCGTACCCGACTACAACACCGTCACGTGATACCTGACGTTGACAGTCTGCCGACACACCGTCGTGACAGTCACCTTGCTGCTGCCAGTCAACACGTCCACCGACGTCAACTTCCCACCTGACGTTGTGTGTTCCTCACCGCGAACGAACACCAACTCACATGCAGACATCAGGCGTGCGTCAAGTCCTGACTTCCCTTGTGCTACCGAACAATCTGAGTAGACGGTTACAGATAATGAGTGATGGCGGCTTGACGCAGTTCGACGTGTCTCGGTACCTACTTTCCCGTTACAAGGCCTTCCACTGCGAATGTGGCGCGAAGCCGATGTGCCATTCAGTTCTCAGGGGGCTGAGTAGTCTTGGGACACCCGGGGTGAATCTCcagggtttttttttattccctcCCCCTTCCCCCCTGTGAGAGGTCACTTTTTATGTTTAATGTTTATGATTCTGCAATTGTcagattttcttcttttgattGACTGGCTCCGTAAAGGCCAAGGTCCCAGCAATCGTTTTTATGTTTGAGAAGCAATGGCCTTGTCATTGCTTCCCGGGTCCGTTTTCCTTTATTTGACCCAATGTCTTGTCTATTTGAGGATCAATGAAATCATCATTGTTCCCCGGATCTAAATCATAGGTCCAGTGTCCTTCCATTTCAAattttatttctcttttcaAATTGATCTGAAAGTCGAACTGTTTCTTTTATATGCTGTAAATAAGTTTATATTCTTTTCTCTTTTGGCTTCCCAGCCTCCTATTCGACTTTGTGTAACTTTTGAGGAAGCGCTAGGACGATGGTCGTTTTATTTGCACAAGGTCAGTGAGAAACTGTGGGGTCTTTGCCTCCTCCGTCCTGGCTCGCAATTGGTGACCCCCTGGGGTCCAACCCTGTGTTTCTACCTGCCCCAAGGTTGACCAAAACCAACGTCACCTCTGCTCTGCACTACCTGTGGTCACGTTCACAACATTCAATGCAttctttttcatgtgttttattATGTTAGGTATGTTCCATGTACACTGTGATCAAACAGCctgttttgtttcatgtttaagCGGACacaaattttcttattttccgTTTGGCTATGAAGAAAAGTGGTTAACGACACTCCaaatttttccttctttctttatctCACCGACTTTCTTATCCCGAACAACTATATATCGTTTTCGATTTCCCTTTGGACACACTGAAATGCGTTTAAAATGCCACCAAAACTTTTTCTCCTTTTATAAAACAACAAGATGTTTTCGgtaatgtttcttttcaaattctTTGTGGGTCACAACATCTTCtcccacattgtaaatattgtaggtcaaggtcaattgCCTCCCGGCTTTTACCTTGGTCTCCGCTATGGAGACGTTTCGTAGTCTGTTTTCTGTTCCAACGTAGACAACTAGTTACCGGTGTACTTTTGGTTCACTGTTTAGTTAATGAGATCCAAAATGTTCTAGttaagttgttttcttttcttttcttaaccCCATTAATTGCCTTTTGTACCACATGTGGGAACCGCCCactaagtcattttttttaattacctGCCACACTCTGTATTCCGCTGAAGTTCACAGATGATGTACTTGTGTGTTACCTCTACTGGTTCTGTAATGGTACGCTGATCATGCAGTGGGAACCGCCCACTATATTTGCTGTTCCCAATGTTTTACTACCTCTGTACAACGTCGACATTATCcatagttttatttttgtactaATTTTACTTATGGTTTTCTAGATAACGACATTCCTTGTTGGTAGTCCTACGTGTTGCGACATTGTTTTCATGGTGTTACGTTGTATGATGCAGGGACGCATCATTGGCCGTAGGGGCGGGATGATGTAGCAGACATTACTTTAAGCCCATTACCTTTAGTTAGTGAATCGCCCCTGGGTGGAGCTTCCCCCGTCTTTAACGGAACTCCCCCTGATCGTTACATAAAGTTTCTCCTTGTATGACGTCACACATGTAAATGAGTCAGCGTGTCTCCGCCCTCAATCTAAACTCCTGTCCAATCATGACACATTCTGTTTGGCTTCCTCCTAAATTAGATGCTAGCTTGGAGCTAAAAAGTAGGGTTCCTCGCTGTTCTCGCTCTCTTCTGATTCGACTCCTTCCTGAAGAACTTCTCCAGACGGTTGGCTCCGTCGGATCGCCCGCCTGCGGGCGGGCGATCGGGCGGCACTGAGAGTTCCTCCGAGGCGGCTTGCACATTTGACTCATCCGTTAAAATGACTAGTGTACTTCGCGTTTGCTGTCTATCTCAGACAGCGTCGGTTCATCTCTTCCAAGCTACTGACCACTTCGGTAAGAGTTGCCGGTTCTATCTCTGACGAGCGCTGTTGTAACTAAATTCACTTTGTTTGGCTAGAACTTGACTAAACTCGCTTTGCTTTGGGAGGGTCCCCTTCGTTAGGGATTCCAGGTTCAAGATTGACAATGTGTATTGTGTTTTGTGCCATGCCTTGATGCTCAATTGTATTCCGTTGTGCCTTTGATGTTGAACAATGTTATACATCGTACGGAGTTCCGAATAAAGAGAATGTAAACTTGGAAAACCACCTTGTTTCGCGCCTTGATGTTACGGTGAGAGTTGAGAAAGTGTTTGCGTCAAATCCTACCCTAGTTTAGACTTGTAGACCGCTCCAGTACAAGAGCGAGGAGAGTGAGACTCCTAAAAGTCCGTTTACCACCAGGACTGAGAACTACAAAAGTCTATTTGCCACACTTTGAAATATTAGTGATAATGTTGTAATAATCTTTCTATCTGATCATGTTTGTACAAGATCATAAGTGGCTCATTTGTCATAATCTGTGCAATATCAAGTGTGAAGCGAGGGTGTACTTTGTACTGTAGTATTTGAATTTTATATACTGTTAAGTCACGATCTTTTAAATGTATGAAACCAATGCGTTTTAGTTGTAGAATTTAGATTTGCCTTAGTAGCCaactgatatgcaaattcccatTGTGGCCTGAGCACATGTATCAGGTAGCCCTCTACTCATCCGTGCCAAATTGATTTGCAAATCAGTAGAAGTATGTTAGCACATGTGTGCTTCCTGTTGTTCTTCATTTTAATGATGTCATCCAATTTTCTTAATGCTATATATCTCAATGCTAGGAGTGTGAAATCTGTTAACCAGAGTAGGAACAAGTTGGTACAGCTCACCAACCTGTTACACCTTAATGCTCCGGATCTTCTCGCAATCACTGAGACTTGGTTGACTTCTGATGTGCATGATTTAGAGGTTATTCCCCCTGAATTTGTTACCCATCGCAAGGATCGTCATGTTACTCACAATAATAAGTCTGGTGGGGGGATTCTACTTGCTGTTAAATCGTCAATATGTAGTAGTCGTAGACTTGACTTGGAGCCTCAGGATGAGATTCTTGTATGTGAAATCCGTCCTCCAGCTATGGGCAAAATTGCTGTTATTCTTTGCTACAGACCTCCCTCTGGTAACTTGTCAGCTTTTACGCACAACCTGGGCTCGACTTTAGAGAGCGTGAACAAAGAGTATAACATGTGCTGTGTCCTCGGGGACTTCAATCTGCCTCGAATCGACTGGGCCAATTGCGTAGTGTTAAACGAGGGTAGGGAAGCTGACTTTTGCAACATGATTAATAActactttttaaaacaaatcaatCATGTTCCCTCAAACTCCACTCACAACCTGTTAGATCTTGTGTTTACGGACTTCCCTGAGAGGTTCTCTACGATCAGGGAACTTCCCGCTGACTTCGATACCGACCACACTGTTCTCGAGTTCTCTCTCCGCTGTCGTATCCAAACTAGGCAGGAGCTTCCTCGTAAAGTGTACAACTTTACACGAGCCGACTGGCTTGGTCTCAGTGCTCATCTAGAGTCACTGAGGCTATCAGAGTCAGTTACTCACCACCATGACATTGACTCTGCCTGGGAAGCATGGTCTTCAGCCGTTCAGTCGGCTGTTGACATGTTCGTGCCCAGTAGGAAGCTCAAGGTATCAACATCACCTCCTTGGATCGACGGCGAGGTACGCAACTTGCAGAACAAGAAGCGGACAGCGTGGAAAAGGGCCAAGTGTTCCGACTCCCCCTCTCACTGGGAGAAGTTCCGTAAACTAAGAAACAAACTGAAGAACTTGTTATCAGCTAAGTATAACAAATATCTTGTTAGCCTCTCTTCCACTTTACAGGAGTCGCCGAAGAGATTCTGGGCTTTTGTACGAGCAAAGTCAAAATCCAGGTCTCTTCCGACTGACGTTCATCTCAATGGCACGGTCGTTCAGTCTGCACCCGATAAGGCCAATTTGTTCAATGACTACTTTTTCTCTACCTTTTCTGCACCTGACCCTAATGTTATCAAGCCCGACATCGACGTGATAGTTGATGAAAGATTGTGTAATTTGCTAATTGCTGTAGAATCCGTGGAAAATGTGTTAGTTAATCTCAACACTAGTAAGGCTGTGGGTCCGGATAACATCTCTGCACATGTTCTTAAGGGCTGTGCCAAGACTCTTGCTCCTTCCTTGACCTTGCTGTTCAATAGATCACTATCCGCTGGTTGTGTACCGAGTAGATGGAAGGATGCAAACGTACTACCAGTGCATAAGAAGGGTAGCAAGGATGATGTGGCCAATTATAGGCCAGTATCTTTGTTATCCTTGGTAAGCAAGTTGATGGAACGCTGTATGTACAATCAGTTGATTCCAATTTTGAGAGGGTCGCTTCACGAATTCCAACACGGGTTTATTGCCGGCCGTTCTACTACAACTCAACTAGTAGAAACCTACCATCAAGTAGGATCCATACTCGACAAGGGGGGGCAGGTAGATATGGTATTTTTGGACTTCGCGAAAGCGTTCGATTCCGTTTCCCACACTTTGCTAATCCACAAACTGCAGATGTTTGGCTTCGGTGGTAACCTCCTGGCGTGGTTTACCTCCTACCTAACCGATCGCCGTCAGCGTGTGGTAGTGGAAGGTTGCCAGTCCAAATGGCTCCCGGTGACATCTGGTGTTCCACAGGGCTCCATTCTTGGGCCCTTTCTCTTCCTTCTGTTTATCAATGACTTACCTTGTGCAGCAACTCAATCGACTGTAGCACTCTTCGCTGACGACTCTAAATGTTTTAGGGAAGTCAGCAAGCTAAATGACTGTGTTAAGCTGCAAAATGACATCACTGCTATGTACAACTGGAGTCTTAGTTGGAAGATGTCTTTCCATCCTTCCAAGTGTAAACTTATCCGTTTAACTCGCTCTAAGAGTCCTATTGTGTACTCTTATCACATGTCTGGTACTACAATAACATCTGTAGACAGTATGCCTGACCTTGGGGTCATTGTCCAGTCGGACCTTCAGTGGAGCAGTCACATCTTAAAGATGGTAGCCAGGGCCAATTCTATGACTGGTTTCATCAAAAGAACAATCGGGTTCAACTCTAGCACTGATGTACGCAAGGCACTGTATATTACATTGGTTAGAAGCATCTTAGAATACTGCTCACCTTTGTGGTCCCCTCAGTCCCGCAAACTCATGTCCCTTGTAGAAGGGGTGCAACGACGGGCGACTAAATTCATTCTAGGAGCCCACTCGAACACCCTGACCTACAAGGAACGTCTTTCCACCCTTGGTCTGTTGCCTCTTACGCACAGGCGCGAAGTGTGCGACGTCATGGTGTTTATCAAGTCAAAACCTATTGTTCACAAGTATGTATCCTTCCCTTCCAGACCCTCTAGACATCTCAGATCTCACATGCTCACCCCCATTAGAGTAAGGACATCAGCCTTCAGCTCTTCTTACATACCTAGGCTGGTCACCATCTGGAATCAGCTGAGTCCtgtcctccgtaatattggggtTCAAGCCACTGAAAAGTCTAACATCTTGACATTCAAGCGATCGCTTGTGAGAGCCACGTTTGTGAGATTTGACACCCAGTTCAATATCGACGTCCCCTGCTCTTGGTCCACATCTTGTGGGTGTGCCTCATGCACTGCTTTAAGGCCACATTAGTATTATaattagctttttactctgtacataatgatatttgataattttgtatatacatgtaatcaattctgtgtataattgttaccgaattgtatattcatgtctactgacttttgatgtctaatgtttattgtttgatttggtttcgtattgttttctattatcatttcaggtttgggaggacaacttgtaaaggtgttgatacacctgttttgtcctcccttccacttgtttttgcatgtggtgaattcaaataaagaaataaagaaataaagaaatctaGATAGGTTAggtttgacatatttttggaagcagaggaagacaaagagtCCCTCTTTTTCTACAACTTGTTAACAACATTTGTATATTCATGTACAAGAAATCACCATGTAGAAAATACGTTTATTGTTGAGGCAAGAGTCACTGATATTAattttgataataataatcaatATTGCAGATTCATTATTTAGGATGGTGCTTGAgggcatgactatttcttgtttttttctgagcTTAAGTGTCAGATACTTGGTTTGCATTAAATTCCGTCAGCCACTTTGTACATCATGCTTAGCATTCTGTTGCTGAGTGACATTCACTGTTGATCTGTTAAAATATTCCCAACGACATGCAAGATGGAGTTTTCACGATGTGTTATGTTAGCACAGCCAACAGACTTACCAATCTCCAGAAATCTAGACAAAATCTCCTAGCCCTGCCAGTCGATTACTACTTGCAGCAGAACCCAAGGCAATCTAGACATAATCACCCAAACTCATACAAACCCATTGTTTTAAGACTAATAAAGACTGTCTCAAATATTCATATTTCCCAAGAACTACTATCGATTGGAATACTCTACCATATTCAACCACCCTTCAAGATAATCCCGTTAAGATTAAGGAGGAGGTGTTGCAACACATGAGGAACGGCTAATAAACAGCAGTACTACGCcctggatggtttgccccaacacaaACTAAGGGTGTTATCCAGTAACCGAACAAGAACAAGAGCACATATTGGAGGAATGATTGcagctgcagcagcagaacacaatGGACTACTATTGGAGGAATGTGAATGTATGCAACATTATATTGTAACCACTCAGATGTCCAGCCTTCTGGTGGTGGCTTCAAGTGGAACCAATGTTACACCAGTTTAAGCTTCGTTAATcatcatcaatatcatcatcatcaagagcCCAATTAAAGTTCCAGACCTATGTATCAAGTTTGATTTATGTTCTCTTCTACAAGGTTTGTCTTTTAGACTTGATCTTGTTTTATTTGAAGTATACGTTAATCAGTTGAGTTAGTTATGTGTATTCGATgagaaatgtaaatgtaaatgtatgcgatggcaccaaatatcagctaagctgcctAGATTTGTCATGTGttacattgtctgcaaaaaGATAACGCTGATAAATAAACATGATATTGACCTGATTATTTTAAATATGGGTACGTCACAGTTGTTTCTTGTCCCTGCAACTATGTAGGAGACAGCCGCTGCCCATTGGTCAGTTTATGAAGCAGAAGCACGTAAaagtgttgatttgatttaaaaCAACATTTGAGTAACTTATATAGGTATAAATTTTAAAGTGGCAATCACGCAACGTTTTGCATAATCGATGAAAAATTCCATTACATTAAGGCATCACCAGTGACATATAAGCCAAGTTCGAATGAACATGAATAGATATGTGCAATACAAATGCGATTGTGGTGTTTTGTCAAGTCAAATGATCTCAGGGAATAGGGGCTATTAAAACAGATCAAATTTAAGATATGAAGTTTATTACGACATAATCACAATTGTTTTATCAAAGATCAAAGAACCCCATCAAAGTACAATATTCATTCAAACAGAATAGCACTTGACAAAAGGACGACTGTGTACCAGTAAATACCAAATGTTCAAATATTATTAAAAGCAATACATCAAAGACACAGGACATAAGTCTAGGTTACATATCTATTGGAAAGAACGTATCTTTTCTGTGAAGAAATATAGTACAACACCTATCCTATTATGAAGGCATTGATCAAAAGCTGAGATCTGAACAAATGTCATGAAAAATACTGTACTCTGCACTGAACTCTATGTGTCTTCATCCTGCACATCAATTATTGCAAGCGTAAGAAGCGATGTTTTAGCATCACTTCAGATATGGTAGATACATACGTGCTACCTGGCAATGGTGACCATACGCATAATATTTCTTATCTGGCAGAGTGGCCTTCAAGTCTGtccaggcatcagcagacctgtcataaACATATAAGAGGTGCTCTTCTTCATCGtcatcattttcacatattaACCATATGTGTAGCTGGTTATCCAGTACGAAAAGACTGGGACATTCAGTAATTTCGAGGTTTCCTGGGTTCGACCAGCTTTGCAGCTTCTGCCAGCggtctgactctgtgtcgtaaACCATAATCCAGCTGAAGTCAAAATTTGTAAAGAAAATCTCTGTTCTCATGGTGACGGCTGTGCAAACATCAAGAATGATGAAAGGTGGGGTCCGCATGATCCACTTGTCTCTGGTCAGGTCGTAGCGATGCACTTCATCACTTGTGAGGAAATAGATGTGTGAACCACATGACAATGTTACGCTATAGTATACAGTTGGGTCGAATCGAagctgtgaacactcctgccactgtTTTGTGTGCTGGTTGTACTTTCTCATCAGCAAGAATGGTCCGTCTTCATAAAACACAATGTAAAACAACGTCCCATCAACTTCAAAAAGCATTTGCTCACGGTGTATCAAACAACCTTCTGGTCTCTTAGATATTGAGGACACACATTCATGCTCCCATGCGTTCTTTGCATGGTTGTATTTAAACAGGGACACCTGGTCCTCATTCTCTAACTCTTTAGCTTCCAGCATGTAAATGTcgttatcactggtgactgtcatAGCTAAAAAATCAGGCAGGTCTTCAGGCTTGTACGTGCAGCTGATGTTCTTCTCTTCCcgagggttcatgaagaggatCTCCTTGGAACTGAAGTGGGATAAAAAATACACTGTAATGTGTATTATAAGACCATATAGTATAAGACCACAAAATGACAAAAGGGTAGCTCACGATTTACAGtcaaatgaatgaatatataCTGACCCATGGCACAGCAGAATCATTTCTGTAGTCATCCCAAGCCTCGGTTTCAGATTGGAGTTCACTTTCTGTACCACATTCTTCATGACCTCAGAACTACCAGGATTCTCCTTGACCAGCGGgttttccaagatggctgccctgtcgtctgaggtcagcaggttgaagcggatatGAGGGAGGATACTGGGTAGGTGATGCAGTCTGTAGGGTACAAGGTAGGGTGGTATCAGCTgcctttttttattgtttttatcgACAACTCAATCAAACATATTTCACTGCCATTTAtttacatatttcatttcatgctAAAACCACAATATTCACCTGTATTCTAGATTACtgacacccacctgtcctccctactgtgctgcacccatcttaccacagcctcccacactgttgccTCCTCTTTAACATCAAGCTCATCGtagctgatgatctcagtcagctgattcacactcaggctgcagaactcTTCACTAGAGGCAACCTGTGGAGAGTACATTACACATACAATGGTACTGGAGTCTTAATTCTGACATAAAAGAAGCTAAACATTTACCTGGTATATGACTAGGAAAGTTGATTTAAAGTACCAATAAATACCAGCCAACAAAGATGGTTTTAAATTTTCCATGCACAATCAATGATTGGAACCAACTGCCATGCCACATTGTTCAGGTCCAGacagatactagtatataagGCCTTCAGGGCTGGGTAAGCCATCTTGCCTTAGCCCGCTTGGCTGCCCTcgccccaccccctccccctcagtgATACCCCAGTTGTGTGCTTAGAAAGTAAACAAGAAGAAAGAAggtattactagtatttatttgcaaaataaaaaataaaaagcaaaatgctctgtatctgtatagcaaGTGTCTCTGGCAGGTACTGTAGCAGCAGCTGTTATATATCAAACTAAACTCGTCACACCTAATTAGAACTTCTTTGCACGCACGATTAAGTGATTTCAGCGCAACTTTCTAAATATCCTACTTGTGCTCCATCTTCCCCAAAATATCACTACAAGTACCTCACTGCAAGATTCATTTTCTATGATGTCATAAATTAAGTAGGTCTCTAACCTAAATTGCAGCGTGTGTATAACATaaagtttcaaaattcaattcttCTTAACTTAATTATTCTGTCACCCATTATAAAGACTACTAGTAACCTCAGTAAAGTGTCTGGCGATCCACTGCAGACATTGCTTCTGGACGTTTTCCACGTAGAAGACATcggcaaacttgtacaggtccacacaggtggagcgctccacgttcatTGCCATGTAgtt
The sequence above is drawn from the Branchiostoma floridae strain S238N-H82 chromosome 17, Bfl_VNyyK, whole genome shotgun sequence genome and encodes:
- the LOC118404757 gene encoding kelch repeat and BTB domain-containing protein 8-like, whose product is MFGEILSYIYSGTLHVSMDTVQPLYQAADHLQLDYVRDTCSNYMAMNVERSTCVDLYKFADVFYVENVQKQCLQWIARHFTEVASSEEFCSLSVNQLTEIISYDELDVKEEATVWEAVVRWVQHSREDRLHHLPSILPHIRFNLLTSDDRAAILENPLVKENPGSSEVMKNVVQKVNSNLKPRLGMTTEMILLCHGSKEILFMNPREEKNISCTYKPEDLPDFLAMTVTSDNDIYMLEAKELENEDQVSLFKYNHAKNAWEHECVSSISKRPEGCLIHREQMLFEVDGTLFYIVFYEDGPFLLMRKYNQHTKQWQECSQLRFDPTVYYSVTLSCGSHIYFLTSDEVHRYDLTRDKWIMRTPPFIILDVCTAVTMRTEIFFTNFDFSWIMVYDTESDRWQKLQSWSNPGNLEITECPSLFVLDNQLHIWLICENDDDEEEHLLYVYDRSADAWTDLKATLPDKKYYAYGHHCQVARMYLPYLK